A stretch of DNA from Globicephala melas chromosome 19, mGloMel1.2, whole genome shotgun sequence:
CTGCTCCCCGGTCCCCACAGACACAACACTGGTCTTTCTGTGAAGACACCCTGTACCCACTCGGGGGCCTGGGCTCAGGGCCAGGCGGAGCACTTCACAGGGGTGTCCTGAGGTCGCACCCTGTGCGGTGGCCCGTGCTCCAGCTCCGAGGGGGGACCCCTGACACGCCGTCATCTCCAGTGGTCAAGCTGCTGTTGGGGGCAGTGGGCGTGACCCCCGAGTTCAGGGCCAGAGCCCTTTATTGGCGATGCACCGGCAGCTTCCCACTGGCCGGCTCGGTCCCCCAGTGCTTGGATCCGGAACCAGGCTCCCATCTCAGCAAGGTGCTGGGCGCAGGTCGGGGAAAGGTGAGGCACCTGGCGGCCCCGCTCCTGACCGCCTGGGCACCCGCAGGCGTCGTCCCACTGTCCAACTCGGCCACAGCCCAGAGCCAGGCGGCCACGCACAAATCCCAACAAGCACGGCCGGGCAGCCGCCACACCCGGTTCCCAGTCCCAGCAAAGCGGCCTCTTCTCCCAGCGGTGGCCAGGGCTCCGTCGAGGAGGCGGTCAGGCGGCTGCCTTCGGCAGACCATCGGGACCCAGGAGGTGAGCGCCAGGGTCATCCAGGACTTGAGGCCCGGGTCCCACCTAGGGGGGTGAGGAATCAACATCAGGGCAGGTGACAGGGAGCGACTTCCTTCCAGGAAGTGCCAGTCAGATAACACCCTGTTGGTGACGCCGGGCCCAGGGCCCAATCCTCCAGCACAGCCTCGGCCCCTCCGGGCAGACCTGGGGTGGACGGCAGAGGCCAAGGCCTGGGTGCACAGGTCACAGGTCTGGGAATTGGATGGATGTGGCGGAAAGCCCGGCCCTGCCACCCGAGTAGGGCCCCTGATCTGTTCTGGGGGTCCCCACATTCCagacccaccctcccctcccctcagcctgggGCTGAGCCCGCAGGGCACGTGCGGTGCGCGGCCAGGACTCACCTGAGTGGCAATGATGTATTTGATGCCGCCGGGGATGGGGTCCGTACCCAGCGCAGCCTTAAGCTCATCCGAGAGCGGGACAGGCTCCACGGGCAGCCCCTTCAGAAACCTAGGAGACAAGGCAGGACTGGACggggagggcagggatggggcaTGTGCAGAACAGGCAGATCCGGGACGGAACACGAAGcggcggccgggggcgggggggtcgtGACTACCGACGGAGTCGGGGCCTCTGGGGCTGACGGACGAGGGTGCCCAGCACGTTCTTAATGCCCCGGGCTGTACACCGCAGAGCGGTTAAATGGTGCTTGACGTCACGAGCACTGACCAGGCACACAGACGCCGCGCGGGAAGGCCGAGGGCCTGGCGCCGTCGCTGAGGGGAGGGTTTCGGGAAAGCTCCACGAGGCTTTGCTGCCGCCTCTCACCCTGGCCCACGGCTGCTGCTGCGCCCGTTGGGGGACACAGCTTGAGAAGCAAAGGCCTCAGCTGACGCTCGGGTTGGTGTTAAACCTACAAACCACCCCCAGGGTGACCAGGGCGACGAGTCCTCGGTCGTGGGGCCGGTCCCACGTGGTGTGGAAGGTAGCACCCGGCTCTTCCCACCAGAAGTGGCACCGCCCCCCCTGGGTGGCAGATCAAAGGGCCCCACCCACACTTCCCGTGCCCCTCGCGGGCAGGCGTCCCCTCACTGAGAACTGGGTCCCTTCAACAGCGGCGAGGAAGAAATCCAGACGCCCCGCCGTCACAGGAGATGCGGGCGGCACGTGCGCACCCCGGGGCTGGACCGAGGGGAGTAGCGCCCGCGATCACACAGAGGCACACGTGGGACACACCGCCTGCCGTGGCCTCCCAGGAGGGGACCCACAACTCACTTGTCTCCATTCAACTCGGGGGGGAAGCTGTGCCTCACGGCAGCCACAAACTCGGCCACAGTGTCGTCCAGGGTGAAGATCACAGCGTTGGCGCCCGCGTCAAACGTGTACGCCACCTGGAACCACGAGGTCAGACCGGCTCAGACCAGCTCCCGGTGCCTGCTGGCCACCCGCTCGAGACGAGGGTGGGGGGCCGCGCAACCAAAACGAGAGCGAGAGGGAGATGCGGCCCCCGGAGGAGGGCTCGCGGCCCGGGGCGCCCCGCCCGCCCCTGCCTTGGTCTGCCCGTGGTGCGCGTTGAAGCAGTGCGCCAGCTGAATGATGCGCCGGGACGTGTCGTTGAGGTAGGAGATGGGCGGGAAGGTGTCCATGCAGGTGGCGTGGAACTGGTTGCTGTCCTTCATGGTCAACTGGCCGAAGGCCTGGAAGTCGCGCTCCCTGACGCAGCGGGTCATCTCGGCCATGCGTGCCGGCACCAGCGCCTCGGCCCGGAACTGCAAGGCAGGCGGCCTCTCCGTGAGCCGAGCAGAGCCACGGGGCCCGGCTTCCAAGCGCCCCGGGAGCCACCCGCCCAGCCGGCCGCGGCCTCACCCTGAGCAGGGCGCTGGTCTCCACGCTGGTCTGCATGCCCGCCGTGCTGCCCGTCGGCTTCTTCTCGGTGCTCACCTGTGGCGAGGGAGGGAGGTTTGCGCCACGCCCACGGCCCCGGGAGCTGCGGAGGCCCTCCCGCCCCCAGCTTGGCCCTCCAGCTCACCACGAGGATGAGGACACGGAGTTCCGGCCAGTGTGACTCGGGGGCCACCTGACGGGCGATGCTGTCCTTCCCGTCGGCCCGCTCCCCCATCTGCCACTCCACGAAGCCGCCGTACAGGCTGCGGCAGGCGCTGCCCGAGCCCCTGCGGGCCACTTCCGACAGGTCACTCTCCACGCCATAGACCCGGGCCAGGGCGTAGGCTGCAGGCAGTGATGGGGGCGGGGAGGCTCAGACAGGCTGGAGGGGCGCCGGCCTGTGCTCAGTGCCACGGGAGGGGGGCACTTGGGGGAAGGAGGCTCGGCCCCCAGCTCCACGGCTGGCATCCAGCACCCATGTGCTCACGCACTCAGCCTCCGCAGGGGGCTCTGGCGGGAGGGGAAGCCCCCTGGGGACTGGGAGGCCTGTGTGCCGAGGGGCCAGAGAAAGCTTCTCTGAAAAGCTCTGAGGGGTGCTGATCGAGGCAGGGCCCAAGCACAGAGGGCAAAAAGTGTGCATGCACGCCTGGGGCTGCTGGCAGCGCTGGGCACAGGGCCGGAACTGGTCAAGGGTCTGATGCCAGGATGCGGACCTGGGGGTCCACGAGGCAGGCCGTCTGCCCCCGATGCAGCCTGGCTCACTGGTCTTAGGCTACATGGAGGACGTGACTCAGCTGCCCACCTCTGTGGTAAGTGCCTTTGCCCccagcttgggggtgggggtccctGCTGGAGAGTGAGCCAACAGAGAGGAGGGCAGAGCAGAGATTCAGAGGGAGAGATGGGTTCCCAGTAGGCCGTCTGAGAGCCTGGAGCTGGCCACAGCCCTTGGGATTCTGCTACGTAAGCCAAGAAACCATCCCCACTTAGTTTAAGCCAGTCTGAGGGGCGTTCTGTCACGCACAGGGTCCTATACACGGAGCTCAGCATTCAGACGTATTGCACAGCCGAGGCCACGGCCCTATGCCTGGGGCACAGCACTGGGACCCATCCCGGGCACCCACCTAGGCAGGCGTAGCCTGCCGCTGAGGAGGCCAGGCCCGCGGCCGTGGGGAAGTTGTTCACCGAGGCCACGTGCACCTTGTAGTTGAGGCTGAGGGGCAGCGGGTCCTCGTGGCCGTCGCTCCTCCGCTTGCGGGCCAGGCGACGGACTGCAGGGACAGAAGACAGCGCCATGGGTAAGCATGGTGGGGACCGGCCTCTGTCTGAGCTCCACATGCAGACCTCCTTCTCGGGAGACCCCAGGCCCAGACCCAGCTGTGCTGACGGGCGTCCGCGGCCCCTGGGGCGTGGGGGAGGtacggggggtggggtggggggtggcggtggCAGCGCCTTCTGTGCACTCGGACCCGCCCAGCACGAGGAAGGGGCACAGGGGAAGGAGCGGGCCTGGCCTGACCCCAGCATCCCCGGGGCCCCCACTCACTCTCCCTCAGGCAGGCCTGGAGGCGCGGCTGCCCCACGTCCTCTTCCCGGCCATTTAGCCAAATCCGGTCCTCTGTGAAGTCCCTGCTGATGGCGGCTGTTGTGGTGGTTTTTAACTGGGAAAGAAAGTGCAGGGCCTCCTGGGTGGCGGGCATCGGCCAAGCACCCCTCTCTGCAGGGGCCTTTCCGGCCCTGGTCCCTCCTGGGCGCCCACTCAGGGCAGTGGCTTTGCTGGAGGTGAAGGCCAAGGCGGGCCGGGCTCAGGCAGTGGGAACACCCCATGGGCGTCTACTACCCAAGGCACGGCCCATACTCCCATCTCCTGGCAGAGAATGCAGGGCAGGGACCTCCTAGGAGGGGGCCGGGCATGTGCATGCCTGTGCGCTGAGCACTCCTCACAGCGGGTGATGGGTCGAGCAGCATTCGTTGGCTGGGGATTTACCGCCACCATCTGTAAACAAaggttttgtaaatattttttcggTGTGTATCTCCGGCCCAGGCTCACCTGATCCTGGTGCAACGTGACGCTCAGAGAGGAGTTGATGGGCAGGATCAGCTCCTCGTCTCGCTTTCCCCCTGGAACACATGGCCCACGGCAAAGCCAGTCAGTGTCCCAGCCCAGCAGACGGGCGCACTGTTGCTCCCGCCCACCAacgccccacccctccccacccccactgccacccCACAGCTCCCCAGCTGCCTGGACCCAGCTCTCTCACTGTACAATCTAAGTCCTCTTCCTGCTGTGCCCCCACCTTCAGGAAGCCCTCCTGGATTGCTCCCCCACTTCACTTAGCTCCCGAGAGCAGTGCTGGACCCCTTGCTTCACtgcttctttcactcattcaacaaatagccGTGCTGAGTGCTCTGATTATAAGGCCCTTGCCTTTTCCTCCCAAACAGGAGCCCCAGTTACTGAAAACTCTTCAAATCTCCCTGTTCGTACCCCCTAGAGACAGCATTCCCCCCACTTCCGCTGAGCACTTCCACTCCTGTCATATCACAGCAAACacaggaaaccttccagaaagtccAAAATTTCAAATCCATTGTTAGGCACAGGTGCTGCACTTTTGTGCAGGATCTTTGGGGTGGCAGACAGTTACGGGACACAAGAAAGACGAATCGTGTTAGGTAATACGGGAAAGTCCAGAAGGATCCCCCATAAACACACCCAACTGGTTTCTGGCAGCTACTCGGAGGAGGAGGCACAGCCTCTTCCAAAAAGACTGCTGGGTCACTGGACATCCACCACTGAGCAGAGCTGAGCCCCACATCTCAGACCTTGGACAAAAAAGTCACTCAGAATGAATCACAGACTTAGATTTAAAACGTAAAACCCTAAAACTTCTGGGAAAAAACATAAACAGTCTTCAGGACATAGGACTAGGAAAGACGTCTCTGACTTGGTACCAAGGATGGAGAAGATGACCCACTGGGCCCTTTGAAAGACCCTGTtaggaggatggagagagaagcTACACGGTGGGAGagaatatctgcaaagcacacaTCCAGCAAGAATTAGTATCTAAAATACAAAGCGAACTTTCAAAACTCAACGGTAAGAAGCAGACAATTCAGTTAGAATGTGGACGAAAgtcctaaagagacatttcacatAAGACTCTCAGAGGGCAAGCAGATGAGCACTGGGAGACCCGTTCAGCATCACTGAGCGGCAGGAGGACACAAACTAAAGCCACGGTGAGATGTCACCACACACCCATTAGAAGGGCTAAAATAACAGCTGGTGACAACACCGCATGCGGAAAAGCTGGATCACACCTACATCACATGTTGTTGGTAGggatgaaaaatggtacagccacgcaggaaaagtttgtttctttaaaaaaccaaacatgcAACCACCCTATGGCCCAGCAACTGTACTCCGGGCCATTtatccagaaaaatgaaaacttacgttcacacaaaaacctgtacagaAAAGTTTACGgcagctttattcaaaattgacccaaactggaaacagcccagctGCCTTGAAAGGGCATATGGCCAAGCAAACTGTGGCCCCTCTACGCTGGGGACGGAACAGGACAGAAGAACTGACTCCAAGATTCACCCGGGCGACTCTCCAGAAACTAGTGAGCAAGGAGAACGAATCCCAAGAGCATTCCTGAGACCAGAACCAGACAGACAAGGAGAGCAGGTCGAGGTGGCAGAGTGGGCGTGACCATGGGAGCCAAGCCCCCGCGGGGACGCGCGTCCTGTATGGACTGTGTCTCCCGCTGTCTAGCCCCGCGGGGACGGATGTCCCGTAAGGACAGTGCCCCCAGGTGTCCCGGCTGCAGGTGGTGCCCAGCTCCGCGATCGCACTGCCCTGCCGGGTGGAGGGCGCGGCGGGTCCTCACACCTGCACGCGGACACACAATCTCATCCAGACGAGGGCCCAGCCCACCTGCCGCGGGCGGAGGACCCGGTCCACCGCCCAAACCGGcccctccgagcctcagtttccccgtacGCAGGGCCCCCACATCCCGGGTCCCGAGGCCCGCCACTCACAGTACTTGATGACCGCGATGTTGACCGGCGCGGTGCAGGTCACCACCTCGAGCCGCTTCTCCGAGGCCATGGCCGAAAAACAGCGCGACGCCAGCTCCCGGCAGCAGGCCTTTCCGACCCGCGCCGCAACCAGCCCCACGATTGGTCCGCGTCGCCCCACCTGCTCGCGTGCCGCCCAATCAGCGGCGGGCCCTGTTCACGCTCCACTTCTCAGCCAATGAACGGGATCGGACGATGGACTGCCGAAGCTGAGCCCGCCCCCGCTGGCCAGCGGCCGCGCTCCGGCTCTGCGCAGGCGCGGGGATCTGTCCCAACGCGGTGTCCGCGCAGGCGCCGGCTCTGCGCAGGCGCGGGGTGTGCGCAGGCGCGTGGCGGCGGCCTTACCGGTAGCGCGCGGGTATCTGAGGTGGAAGACTCGAGGTGAAAGCTGAACTCAGCTCGGCAGGACGCGGGCCCCGCCGCCCGGGGTTCCCATAGACTCCCCACCCCCTGGGCGACCAGTTCCTGGGTGGCGGGCTGCTAAGGGAGGAGCTCCTTCGGAGATAGGTGCTTTCAAACCCCGCTCCCATTTTAAGCAAGGATTCTTTTTTCCTGGTTGAAATGGGTTGCCACATTTATATTGACTCTTTTATTGCtgtaaaatgtaccattttgaCCACTTTTAAGCGtgcagttctgtggcattaagtatcTTTATATCGCTGGGCAACcatccccaccctccacctccggaacgttttcattttcttaaactgGAACTCTATTCCTTACACAGTAACTCCCAATTGCCCCCTTCCctttgtaaaaatttatttttagttttaaaatgattCAGGTGTCAGTGAAGATAGGAGTATGTGATATAAATTCTCCCACTCTGGAGGCTGCCCCCCCCCCAGTTCCGTTCCTGAAAGTATCAGCAAATAGCTTTCTTCCCCTTCGGTGTTTCTTGGAGATCATCCCCGATGATCTAGACTTGCCATAACTTGTCCACCGTGTCCCCTGTTGGTTGACAGTCGGGTTGTTACCAATGTTTGGACACAAGCTGCTTTTTTGTGCAAGTGTGAGGTCTTCTGTGGGAGGAATCCCTGGAATTGGCATTGCTGCGCCCAGCAGGATGTGCCTAAAGTAACGTTGATAGCTCTTGGCAAGCTCCCTCTGGAAGCTCCATTGATCATTGAAGCCCAGCCACAAAAGTAAGGGAGCCCGAACCTTCCCCGGCACGGCGGCTCCCCCTCTGCCTGACGCGTGAAAACTGGTATCTCACTGCCGTTTACAGCTGTGTTTCTGTTGGTGGTTATTTTAAGGTTTTCTTGGAGTCGCTTTTCGGTTTCATGCAAAGCCACTGAAACCTTTTT
This window harbors:
- the MVD gene encoding diphosphomevalonate decarboxylase translates to MASEKRLEVVTCTAPVNIAVIKYWGKRDEELILPINSSLSVTLHQDQLKTTTTAAISRDFTEDRIWLNGREEDVGQPRLQACLREIRRLARKRRSDGHEDPLPLSLNYKVHVASVNNFPTAAGLASSAAGYACLAYALARVYGVESDLSEVARRGSGSACRSLYGGFVEWQMGERADGKDSIARQVAPESHWPELRVLILVVSTEKKPTGSTAGMQTSVETSALLRFRAEALVPARMAEMTRCVRERDFQAFGQLTMKDSNQFHATCMDTFPPISYLNDTSRRIIQLAHCFNAHHGQTKVAYTFDAGANAVIFTLDDTVAEFVAAVRHSFPPELNGDKFLKGLPVEPVPLSDELKAALGTDPIPGGIKYIIATQVGPGPQVLDDPGAHLLGPDGLPKAAA